A genomic stretch from Desulfurococcaceae archaeon MEX13E-LK6-19 includes:
- a CDS encoding RNase P subunit p30 has product MKGFVDLWVDIDPDLIDRVADIAYTMGYTVLCIEDKGFNWRTKRWNKVLVVKKRTIEAAGEKNLKEKLRGIKTVYPIVSVKPLDVQAARLAARDGRVDTIVLDKDSIDYIDKTQALMMKQFRKVLEVPINVFLESNNKIRAMMYRRIHMFYYYDVPVVFSSHARDWNQLIHPRSLVELLHTLTGIERKHLVYSISGLCVELLSKNGVRA; this is encoded by the coding sequence TTGAAAGGATTTGTCGACCTATGGGTTGACATAGACCCTGATCTCATTGATAGGGTAGCTGATATTGCCTATACCATGGGGTATACTGTACTATGTATTGAAGACAAAGGATTTAATTGGAGGACAAAGCGCTGGAATAAAGTCCTGGTTGTTAAGAAGAGGACTATTGAAGCAGCCGGCGAGAAGAATCTCAAAGAGAAACTCAGGGGTATAAAGACAGTATACCCAATTGTATCAGTTAAACCTCTTGATGTACAGGCTGCTAGACTAGCTGCTAGGGATGGCAGAGTTGATACCATAGTCTTGGACAAAGATTCTATTGATTACATCGATAAAACCCAGGCATTGATGATGAAGCAGTTTAGAAAAGTTCTAGAAGTTCCCATAAACGTCTTCCTTGAGTCCAATAATAAAATAAGAGCGATGATGTACCGTAGAATACACATGTTCTACTACTATGACGTGCCAGTAGTGTTCTCGAGTCATGCAAGAGACTGGAACCAATTAATTCACCCAAGGTCTCTCGTTGAATTACTACATACCTTGACTGGTATCGAACGAAAACATCTAGTTTACAGTATATCCGGGTTATGTGTAGAACTATTATCGAAGAATGGTGTTAGAGCTTGA
- a CDS encoding 50S ribosomal protein L15e, producing MAKSMYHYIAQLWKRPYDGVMGELMKKRIIEWRRQPAIVRIEKPTRLDRARALGYKAKQGFIVVRVRVRKGGRRKERPNKGRRPKRMGVYGFAPAKSLRLIAEERAARKYPNLEVLNSYYVGEDGQYKWFEVILVDPHHPAIKNDPEINWICSKSHRGRVFRGLTSAGKKMRGLRKSRGLKYTIKYKWKKKQKERKLKKRHEASRGARDLLSAVRAKEEYG from the coding sequence ATGGCCAAGAGTATGTACCACTATATAGCCCAGCTCTGGAAGAGACCCTATGATGGTGTTATGGGCGAGCTTATGAAAAAGAGGATTATCGAGTGGCGTAGACAGCCTGCTATAGTTAGGATCGAGAAGCCAACAAGACTTGATAGAGCTAGAGCACTAGGCTACAAGGCCAAGCAGGGCTTCATAGTTGTTAGAGTACGTGTCAGAAAAGGTGGCAGGAGAAAAGAGAGACCAAACAAGGGACGTAGACCCAAGAGAATGGGTGTATATGGATTCGCTCCAGCTAAGAGTCTGAGACTTATTGCCGAGGAGCGTGCGGCTAGGAAATACCCGAATCTAGAAGTACTAAACAGCTATTACGTCGGCGAGGATGGTCAGTACAAGTGGTTTGAAGTAATTCTCGTAGACCCACACCACCCAGCTATAAAGAACGACCCGGAGATAAACTGGATATGCAGCAAGAGTCATCGTGGACGTGTATTCCGTGGACTAACAAGTGCTGGCAAGAAAATGCGTGGTCTAAGAAAGAGCCGTGGACTAAAGTATACAATCAAGTACAAGTGGAAGAAGAAGCAGAAAGAAAGGAAGCTCAAGAAGAGACACGAGGCTAGCAGAGGAGCTAGGGACTTACTCAGCGCAGTTAGAGCTAAAGAGGAGTATGGCTAA
- the psmA gene encoding archaeal proteasome endopeptidase complex subunit alpha: protein MGYDRAITIFSPDGRIYQVEYAFEAVRRGWTTIGLKSKAGAAVVVERRRISPLIDFSAIQKIFKIDDHIGVSFAGIASDGRVLIDYARIIALRHRFLYDEPISVEYLAKQICDIKQAYTQHAGVRPFGVAMIFIGVDFKGPQLYMTEPSGRYMSYNAVALGERSQVVTEFLEKNYKYDLDMKSLVKLGVQALIKAAEEKLTSENIEIGIVDVETKKFRILTPKEIEEYM from the coding sequence ATGGGTTATGATAGGGCTATTACGATATTCTCTCCCGATGGTAGAATCTATCAGGTCGAGTACGCCTTTGAGGCTGTTAGGAGAGGATGGACTACTATTGGATTAAAGAGCAAGGCCGGTGCAGCTGTTGTTGTTGAGAGGCGCAGAATTTCTCCTCTCATAGATTTCTCGGCTATACAGAAAATATTCAAGATCGATGACCATATTGGTGTTAGTTTTGCTGGTATTGCTAGCGACGGCAGGGTTCTCATAGACTATGCAAGAATTATCGCGTTACGTCATAGATTCCTCTACGACGAACCCATATCCGTTGAGTACTTGGCTAAACAGATATGTGATATAAAACAAGCTTATACACAACATGCTGGTGTTAGACCATTTGGTGTAGCAATGATATTCATTGGCGTAGACTTCAAGGGACCACAATTATACATGACTGAGCCTAGTGGTAGGTACATGAGCTATAATGCTGTAGCTCTTGGAGAGAGAAGCCAGGTTGTCACAGAATTTCTTGAGAAGAACTATAAGTATGACTTAGACATGAAGTCTCTCGTAAAACTAGGAGTGCAAGCACTAATAAAAGCCGCTGAAGAAAAACTCACCAGCGAGAACATAGAGATCGGTATTGTCGACGTTGAGACGAAGAAGTTCAGGATATTGACGCCAAAAGAAATAGAAGAATACATGTAA
- a CDS encoding exosome protein, whose translation MLRIHRIELSVYCHATEDLDKVVSSLLNLIPETIRERVKITKQSVKGYYGNIITIIKAVVSGNDAIETMKYIASKISDVEKSILRASLKARYDPRSNKIFFRFDKQELYRGRIVVSDSDDIVHVALSFKGKGGIDDVEKLLSEIGLI comes from the coding sequence TTGCTTAGAATACACAGAATAGAATTATCGGTTTATTGCCACGCAACCGAGGATTTAGATAAGGTAGTTTCTTCTCTACTAAACCTTATCCCAGAGACCATTAGGGAACGCGTCAAGATAACTAAGCAAAGTGTAAAAGGATACTATGGGAACATCATAACAATTATTAAAGCTGTTGTTTCGGGGAATGATGCTATTGAAACAATGAAGTACATAGCATCGAAAATAAGTGATGTGGAGAAGAGTATTCTCCGTGCAAGTCTTAAGGCAAGATATGACCCGAGAAGCAACAAGATTTTCTTCAGGTTTGATAAGCAGGAGCTGTATCGTGGACGAATAGTTGTATCTGATTCCGACGACATAGTTCATGTAGCGTTGTCATTTAAGGGTAAAGGCGGTATAGATGATGTTGAAAAGCTTCTGAGTGAAATAGGGTTGATATAG
- a CDS encoding ribonuclease P, translating into MNSIIILYFAMALSLVALALSIYVAYFYRRELHLMRTLLRKRFGEAIKKPGKLRKRYIVFSIISEDRFSKKEIEDALKKKISKVYGIIGAAKADPKIVFYDPSIRKGIVRTSHREKELVLAVLSLIREINGKKVLIIPLKTTGTIKRARKYMYSIKRSSP; encoded by the coding sequence TTGAATTCCATAATAATACTCTATTTCGCGATGGCATTGTCGCTTGTAGCCCTTGCTTTATCTATTTATGTTGCTTATTTTTATAGAAGAGAGCTTCATTTAATGCGTACACTCTTGAGGAAACGTTTTGGTGAAGCAATAAAGAAACCTGGCAAACTCAGGAAGAGATACATTGTGTTCTCTATCATATCTGAGGACAGGTTTTCTAAGAAAGAAATAGAAGATGCGTTGAAAAAGAAAATCAGTAAGGTATATGGTATCATTGGTGCTGCTAAAGCAGACCCAAAGATAGTATTTTATGATCCATCTATTAGAAAGGGAATAGTGAGAACCAGCCATAGGGAAAAAGAACTTGTCTTAGCTGTATTATCCCTCATTAGGGAGATTAATGGAAAGAAAGTACTTATCATACCCTTGAAGACCACGGGTACAATTAAGAGAGCGAGAAAATACATGTACTCAATAAAAAGAAGTTCGCCATGA
- a CDS encoding AAA family ATPase, translating to MSNISFGIKEFDQYFKKALRPGMTILIAGYPGAGKTTLAATIGYRNCAKGGKVLYISFFEHADRFKLQMRSLGLNFDKYEEKGLFKYIKVPLIPSQEAIDDFMRQLMEFTVKFQPKIIIIDGITPLVQVMKDEAKIRSFLQTVVYDIPRLIKGMLILVADLPFGTEEVKLAGIEFTVDAVFIMKYKVITSRIIRFLEIRKIRGAPLDIAEVPYQIAEKQGIRLFFPVIPKELKPPLIEEPLHFGLPTLDDTLGPIYKGSVIVIAYPPHIRPLTHAGGLIASLIVNNKLKTVIVSYKYSDKEIKKIIESTFKKYGYLDELMKYIAGIHTLNPTAMSFQEVFFREDKIIEELNPDVVVIHGFDVIFRIVEFSGTGLDRLYSLLYNRLLRLKSEGRIVVFFIPKLGGKFVETLSSLADVTFTIDYKIEENKIKPVIIAWKKPCEPILVSPDLLYRHIEKRLSQ from the coding sequence TTGTCAAACATATCTTTTGGAATAAAAGAATTTGATCAGTATTTCAAGAAGGCTCTTCGCCCTGGTATGACAATCCTTATTGCAGGATACCCTGGCGCAGGCAAGACAACATTAGCTGCGACTATAGGGTACAGGAATTGTGCTAAGGGAGGAAAAGTACTGTACATATCGTTTTTCGAGCACGCCGACAGGTTTAAACTACAAATGCGTTCTCTAGGACTAAATTTCGACAAGTACGAAGAAAAAGGATTGTTCAAATACATCAAGGTTCCATTAATCCCTAGCCAAGAAGCTATCGACGACTTCATGAGACAACTAATGGAGTTCACAGTAAAATTCCAGCCAAAAATAATCATTATTGATGGAATAACTCCTCTTGTCCAAGTAATGAAGGATGAAGCCAAGATTAGATCATTTCTACAGACAGTAGTATACGACATACCAAGATTAATCAAGGGAATGCTTATACTAGTAGCAGATCTACCGTTTGGAACCGAGGAAGTGAAGCTAGCTGGAATCGAATTCACCGTGGATGCGGTCTTTATAATGAAGTATAAAGTGATAACATCAAGGATAATAAGATTCCTCGAAATAAGGAAGATACGTGGTGCACCACTAGATATAGCCGAAGTACCTTATCAGATAGCAGAAAAACAAGGTATAAGACTCTTCTTCCCAGTGATCCCGAAGGAGCTTAAACCACCACTTATAGAAGAACCTCTCCACTTCGGCTTACCAACATTGGATGATACTCTTGGACCAATATACAAGGGTTCAGTAATAGTCATAGCATATCCTCCTCATATAAGACCACTAACCCATGCAGGAGGTCTAATTGCAAGCCTGATCGTAAATAATAAATTAAAGACAGTGATCGTGAGCTACAAATATTCGGATAAAGAGATCAAGAAGATCATTGAATCAACATTCAAAAAATACGGCTATCTCGATGAACTAATGAAGTACATAGCAGGTATACACACATTGAATCCCACAGCTATGTCTTTCCAGGAGGTTTTCTTCAGAGAGGATAAGATCATTGAAGAACTTAATCCAGATGTAGTTGTAATACATGGATTTGACGTTATCTTTAGAATAGTGGAATTCTCGGGCACAGGGCTTGATAGGCTATACTCGCTCTTATACAATAGGCTTCTAAGACTAAAATCTGAAGGAAGAATAGTGGTCTTCTTTATACCAAAACTTGGAGGGAAATTTGTAGAAACACTTTCATCTCTTGCCGATGTAACATTCACTATAGACTATAAGATTGAAGAGAACAAGATAAAACCGGTTATAATAGCGTGGAAAAAACCCTGCGAGCCAATACTAGTGTCTCCAGATTTATTGTACAGACACATAGAGAAGAGACTTTCTCAATAG